A single Aspergillus chevalieri M1 DNA, chromosome 3, nearly complete sequence DNA region contains:
- a CDS encoding uncharacterized protein (COG:S;~EggNog:ENOG410PRI2;~InterPro:IPR011008,IPR013097;~PFAM:PF07876): MTVYHIVLFRLKQGVTSAQLSAWKNTSQGMVGKIPGLISIHANSPLPISVPRAKGFDFGLVAILESPEHVEGYSKHPVHLE, translated from the exons ATGACAGTCTATCACATCG TCCTCTTCCGCCTCAAGCAAGGCGTGACATCCGCTCAACTCTCCGCCTGGAAGAACACCAGCCAGGGGATGGTAGGCAAGATCCCCGGCCTGATCTCAATTCACGCAAATTCGCCATTACCCATTTCGGTGCCCCGGGCTAAGGGGTTTGATTTTGGGCTTGTGGCAATTTTGGAGTCGCCGGAGCATGTGGAGGGGTACTCGAAACACCCGGTGCATTTAGAGTGA
- a CDS encoding tRNA maturation protein LHP1 (COG:A;~EggNog:ENOG410QDTN;~InterPro:IPR035979,IPR036388,IPR000504,IPR006630, IPR012677,IPR036390,IPR002344;~PFAM:PF05383,PF00076;~go_component: GO:0005634 - nucleus [Evidence IEA];~go_component: GO:1990904 - ribonucleoprotein complex [Evidence IEA];~go_function: GO:0003676 - nucleic acid binding [Evidence IEA];~go_function: GO:0003723 - RNA binding [Evidence IEA];~go_process: GO:0006396 - RNA processing [Evidence IEA]), whose product MSDINVNAAAEQDVQNTLAELKAEQQAPANGAAPEQKEDAEEGRIVEAAAKLGEKSENAEETKSKEGNHGNKGHKGRSNAKFDPSTLQETDDPVEIRKQVEFYFSDSNLVADKFLLSKVGGSTNNSVPLDLLHTFKRMRRFQPFSAVVEALKSSKTLELTDNDTGVRRKNPLPESVTANHDPNVVKVFEDKAMSRSIYAKGFGNEEPSTQFDIEAFFAPYGPTNAIRLRRATDKSFKGSVFVEFESEEKQKAFLELDPKPQWKGQDLIIKSKKEYCEEKAEDIAAGRIKPNRGRGGHRGGRGRGGRGGRGGRGGRGGNRGDDSRDWRERRQEDQQKGFADDKPRGEKDARGVPVVQSTAEAGQKRAREEEGSEQPAKKVDSKE is encoded by the exons ATGTCTGACATCAACGTCAACGCTGCCGCCGAGCAGGATGTCCAGAACACCTTGGCCGAGCTGAAGGCTGAACAGCAAGCTCCCGCAAACGGTGCTGCGCCCGAACAGAAGGAAGATGCCGAGGAAGGTCGTATTGTCGAGGCTGCCGCAAAGCTGGGCGAGAAGTCCGAGAACGCCGAAGAGACCAAGTCCAAGGAAGGAAATCATGGCAACAAGGGTCACAAGGGTCGCTCGAACGCCAAGTTCGACCCTTCGACTCTGCAGGAGACCGACGACCCTGTTGAGATCCGCAAGCAAGTTGAATTCTACTTCTCTGACTCCAACCTTGTCGCGGACAAGTTCCTGCTCTCCAAGGTTGGCGGAAGCACCAACAACTCCGTTCCTCTTGACCTCCTGCATACCTTCAAGCGCATGCGCCGCTTCCAGCCTTTCAGCGCCGTCGTCGAAGCTCTCAAGTCGTCTAAGACGCTCGAGCTTACCGACAACGACACCGGCGTGCGCCGCAAGAACCCCCTCCCCGAGTCGGTGACCGCGAACCATGACCCCAACGTCGTCAAGGTCTTCGAGGACAAGGCCATGAGCCGGAGTATCTACGCTAAGGGATTTGGAAATGAGGAACCCAGCACCCAGTTCGACATTGAAGCGTTCTTCGCGCCCTACGGTCCCACAAACGCCATCCGTCTCCGTCGCGCAACCGACAAGTCCTTCAAGGGAAGCGTTTTCGTTGAATTCGAGTCGGAAGAGAAACAGAAGGCTTTCCTGGAGCTCGATCCCAAGCCCCAGTGGAAGGGCCAGGACCTGATAatcaagagcaagaaggAATACTGTGAAGAGAAGGCCGAGGACATTGCAGCTGGCCGGATCAAGCCCAACCGTGGCCGTGGTGGTCACCGGGGTGGGCGCGGCCGTGGTGGCCGTGGTGGACGTGGTGGTCGTGGTGGCCGTGGCGGTAACAGGGGCGATGACAGCCGTGACTGGAGGGAGCGTCGGCAAGAAGACCAGCAGAAGGGATTTGCGGACGACAAGCCCCGTGGTGAGAAGGATGCTCG CGGCGTCCCCGTCGTCCAGAGCACCGCCGAAGCTGGCCAGAAGCGCGCTCGCGAAGAAGAGGGCAGTGAGCAGCCGGCCAAGAAGGTCGATTCCAAGGAGTAA
- the chsD gene encoding chitin synthase D (COG:M;~EggNog:ENOG410PJ2V;~InterPro:IPR029044,IPR004835;~PFAM:PF03142,PF13632,PF13641;~TransMembrane:6 (o18-46i58-81o101-126i453-472o478-499i506-529o);~go_function: GO:0004100 - chitin synthase activity [Evidence IEA];~go_function: GO:0016758 - transferase activity, transferring hexosyl groups [Evidence IEA]) — protein MPAIGGQPPPAPWPVQDIIYVAIVGPVMLAAFFEWVLWLVAFLFCLAKVYTKADHWTVRFLAVVMMILFTLLRAIFLPIMIVTLPLPAQITRYFPTRAVFILQWFAFWSFAGLLILPFLLCVYRLVTNSLGRAKRVKQVLDDRTAPKTVIVMPVYQEAPEVLIKAIDSVVDCDYPANCIHVFLSYDGGVVDESYLQVIHHLGIPISLKTYPQSIDVTYKGARVTVSRFKHGGKRHCQKQTFKLIDKIYAEYLKRRDDLFVLFIDSDCILDRLCLQNFMYDMELKPGSKHNMLAMTGVITSTTERNSLITVLQDMEYLHGQLFERSVESACGSVTCLPGALTILRFSAFRKMAKYYFADKAEQCDDLFDYGKCHLGEDRWLTHLFMVGAKERYQIQLCTSAFCKTEAVQTFGSLLKQRRRWFLGFVTNEVCMLTDIRIWKQYPLLCLVRFMQHTIRTTALLFFILVISVITTSNKVENLPVGFLAVSLGLNYSLMLYFGAKLKRFKAWLYPLMFILNPFFNWLYMVYGIFTAGQRTWGGPRADAAAADKHTTPEEAVEQARAQGDEFNVDVGTFRLSRCEDRGVPVHPSEKIEGRFAPAAQLPEGGYVNAYNDSGVTVAQAMSPLPGVPRIHLHPRQLSSDSGFTMDSTNPISMPHSVESLMHEDEQIRQYLARKGQGQISHTSTEMCADMGDLDGPSDPRAPQQGFEAQPAEAMPEADIASSRPLSTERPGSARSAPNTTPVNGPSGSNSLAEHVISDSQSSNSRLWKEKMRSMGPEDMV, from the exons ATGCCTGCTATTGGTGGTCAACCCCCGCCAGCACCATGGCCCGTGCAAGAT ATCATATATGTGGCTATTGTCGGTCCGGTCATGCTGGCAGCGTTCTTTGAATGGGTGCTTTGGCTCGTTGCGTTCTTGTTTTGTCTTGCCAAGGTCTACACGAAAGCAGATCATTGGACTGTGAGATTCCTTGCGGTGGTCATGATGATTCTCTTCACGTTGTTGAG AGCGATTTTCCTTCCGATTATGATTGTCACTCTTCCTCTGCCAGCACAAATCACCCGGTACTTTCCGACTCGGGCAGTTTTCATCTTGCAATGGTTTGCATTTTGGTCGTTTGCCGGGCTACTTATACTGCCGTTCCTCCTTTGCGTCTATCGACTCGTCACGAACTCGCTTGGAAGGGCAAAGAGGGTAAAACAGGTTCTTGACGACCGTACCGCTCCGAAGACAGTCATCGTGATGCCAGTGTACCAAGAAGCACCGGAAGTTCTGATCAAAGCAATCGATTCAGTAGTCGACTGCGACTATCCAGCGAATTGTATCCATGTTTTCCTGTCCTACGATGGAGGTGTGGTGGACGAGTCCTATCTTCAAGTTATTCACCATCTAGGGATCCCGATATCTTTAAAGACTTATCCACAAAGTATCGACGTGACATACAAAGGCGCCAGGGTTACTGTGTCTCGATTCAAGCACGGCGGTAAACGACACTGCCAAAAGCAGACATTCAAGCTTATCGATAAGATCTACGCAGAATATCTTAAGCGTCGTGACGATCTTTTTGTGCTGTTCATCGACTCCGATTGCATCCTCGACAGGCTGTGTCTGCAGAACTTCATGTACGACATGGAGTTAAAGCCGGGAAGTAAGCACAACATGTTGGCAATGACGGGAGTGATCACATCGACTACAGAGCGAAACTCTCTCATTACCGTCCTCCAGGATATGGAGTATCTGCACGGCCAATTGTTCGAGCGTTCTGTTGAATCGGCGTGCGGCTCCGTGACATGTCTTCCGGGTGCTCTTACAATACTTCGATTCTCTGCCTTTCGGAAGATGGCTAAATACTATTTCGCGGACAAAGCAGAGCAATGTGATGACCTTTTCGACTATGGAAAATGTCACTTGGGCGAGGACCGCTGGCTCACACATCTGTTCATGGTTGGGGCTAAAGAACGCTACCAGATCCAGCTGTGCACTAGTGCATTCTGCAAAACAGAAGCCGTCCAGACGTTTGGAAGCCTTCTGAAGCAACGACGCCGGTGGTTTCTTGGCTTTGTCACCAACGAAGTATGCATGCTTACCGACATCAGAATCTGGAAGCAGTATCCTCTTCTGTGTCTTGTTCGCTTCATGCAACACACAATCCGGACGACTGCCCTTCTCTTTTTCATCTTGGTGATCTCCGTTATAACGACATCCAACAAAGTCGAGAATCTCCCCGTGGGCTTCCTTGCGGTGTCGCTTGGCCTGAACTATTCCCTCATGCTATATTTCGGTGCAAAGCTCAAGCGATTCAAGGCCTGGCTCTACCCACTGATGTTTATACTGAATCCGTTTTTTAACTGGCTTTACATGGTATATGGGATTTTCACTGCCGGTCAACGAACGTGGGGAGGGCCACGAGCTGATGCTGCCGCGGCCGATAAGCACACTACCCCAGAAGAAGCGGTAGAGCAGGCACGAGCCCAAGGCGATGAGTTCAATGTCGATGTTGGTACTTTTCGGCTATCTCGATGCGAAGACAGGGGCGTCCCGGTTCATCCTTCGGAGAAAATCGAGGGACGGTTTGCTCCTGCCGCGCAACTCCCAGAGGGTGGTTATGTCAACGCCTACAACGACTCCGGCGTTACTGTCGCTCAGGCTATGTCTCCGCTCCCTGGGGTTCCCCGAATCCATCTGCATCCTCGACAGCTCTCTTCGGACTCTGGATTCACCATGGACTCGACTAATCCAATTTCCATGCCGCACAGTGTGGAGAGTCTTATGCACGAAGATGAACAGATCAGGCAATATCTCGCTCGTAAGGGACAGGGACAGATTAGCCACACGAGTACGGAGATGTGTGCCGATATGGGCGACTTGGACGGTCCAAGCGATCCTCGCGCGCCGCAGCAGGGTTTTGAAGCACAGCCTGCCGAAGCAATGCCGGAGGCGGATATTGCCAGCTCAAGACCCCTTTCAACAGAGCGACCGGGATCCGCGAGATCTGCACCGAACACCACTCCCGTGAACGGCCCATCTGGAAGTAACTCTCTTGCTGAGCATGTCATTTCAGACTCACAGTCCTCAAACTCTCGACTCTGGAAGGAAAAGATGCGGTCAATGGGGCCTGAAGATATGGTCTGA